One segment of Meriones unguiculatus strain TT.TT164.6M chromosome 3, Bangor_MerUng_6.1, whole genome shotgun sequence DNA contains the following:
- the Fbxo30 gene encoding F-box only protein 30, which produces MEEEVQQHSHCVNCVSRRCMTRPEPGVSCDLIGCPLVCGAVFHSCKVDEHRLLCPFERVPCLNSNFGCPFILARNKVAEHLEICPASVVCCTMEWNRWPVSYSDRKSYENLSRDVDEVAQLDMALALQDQRMLLESLKVSTMMSKATDKIPEPREQISVKSNVQEIPRPNGLVPVDEESYGALYQATVETTRSLAAALDILNSATRDIGMLNTSLHAITNEMDEEESNRESFQDRNLKDQDHLHEDEIGAVGGIDYNSTSQNSQAEQNGSSDLLCNLNISSYGTSALCNGFPLESMCTQVKEQDQNFHGYSIESNITNGECAAADGTSQPSSSLLRAVQLRETSPFNALPDSTFQHVLTPDEDGEEDLCWKKVDLGDLKDVDGSPVSHVPSFKFLSNSWYIPKEDKAVDTSDLEVTEDPMGLQGIDLITAALLFCLGDSPGGRGISDSRMVDVYHIDFGTQTFSLPSAILATNTMVGEIASASACDHANPQLSNPSPFQTLGLDLVLECVARYQPKQRSMFTFVCGQLFRRKEFSSHFKNVHGDIHAGLNGWMEQRCPLAYYGCPYSQRRFCPSTQGAKVIHDRHLRSFGVQPCVSMLLEEPSRNCVLGLRSDHLSGLPFEVLQHIAAFLDGFSLCQLACVSRLMRDVCGSLLQSRGMVILQWGKKKYPEGNSSWQIKEKVWRFSTAFCSVNEWKFADILSMADHLKKCSYNVIEKREEAIPLPCMCVTRELTKEGRSLRSVLKPVL; this is translated from the exons atggaagaagaggtaCAGCAGCACTCACACTGTGTGAATTGTGTCAGTAGAAGGTGTATGACCAGACCAGAGCCTGGAGTTTCCTGTGACTTGATTGGTTGTCCATTGGTTTGCGGAGCAGTTTTCCACTCTTGTAAAGTTGATGAGCATCGACTCTTGTGTCCCTTTGAACGAGTACCTTGCTTAAATAGTAACTTTGGATGTCCATTTATCCTGGCACGAAATAAAGTTGCTGAACATCTAGAAATATGTCCTGCAAGTGTGGTATGCTGTACAATGGAATGGAACCGATGGCCTGTTAGTTACTCAGACCGAAAATCATATGAAAATCTAAGCAGAGATGTTGATGAAGTGGCACAGTTAGACATGGCTTTGGCTCTTCAAGATCAAAGAATGCTCTTGGAATCTCTGAAAGTATCCACCATGATGTCAAAAGCAACTGATAAAATTCCTGAGCCTAGAGAACAAATCTCAGTGAAATCAAATGTTCAGGAAATACCACGTCCTAATGGCTTGGTACCTGTCGATGAAGAGTCATATGGTGCACTTTATCAAGCTACTGTAGAAACAACCAGAAGTTTGGCAGCTGCTTTAGATATCCTGAATTCTGCCACGAGAGACATTGGCATGTTAAATACAAGTCTTCATGCTATCACAAATGAAATGGATGAGGAAGAGAGTAACAGAGAAAGCTTCCAGGACAGAAACTTAAAAGACCAGGACCACCTCCATGAAGATGAGATAGGGGCAGTAGGTGGAATTGACTATAATAGTACAAGTCAGAATTCTCAGGCTGAACAAAATGGTTCAAGTGATTTACTCTGCAACTTAAATATAAGTTCTTATGGTACTTCTGCTCTTTGTAATGGCTTTCCTTTGGAAAGTATGTGTACACAGGTCAAAGAGCAGGATCAGAATTTTCATGGTTATTCCATAGAAAGTAACATAACAAATGGAGAATGTGCAGCAGCAGATGGTACTTCACAACCTTCTAGTTCACTTTTAAGAGCAGTACAACTTAGGGAAACAAGTCCTTTCAATGCCTTGCCAGATAGCACATTTCAGCATGTCCTTACGCCAGACGAAGATGGTGAGGAGGACTTGTGTTGGAAAAAGGTAGACTTAGGGGACCTGAAGGATGTTGATGGTTCACCTGTCAGTCATGTTCCTTCATTCAAGTTTCTTTCTAATTCATGGTATATAccaaaggaagacaaagcagtTGATACATCAGATTTAGAAGTTACAGAAGATCCCATGGGCCTCCAAGGAATAGATCTGATTACAGCAGCATTACTATTTTGTCTGGGAGATTCTCCAGGTGGGAGGGGTATATCTGATAGCCGTATGGTTGATGTTTATCACATTGATTTTGGGACACAGACTTTTTCACTTCCATCTGCAATACTAGCTACAAATACAATGGTTGGAGAAATAGCTTCAGCTTCAGCTTGTGATCATGCCAATCCACAACTTTCAAATCCAAGCCCTTTTCAGACACTTGGGCTGGATTTAGTTTTGGAATGTGTTGCTAGGTACCAGCCTAAGCAGCGTTCAATGTTTACCTTTGTATGTGGACAGTTATTTAGAAGAAAAGAATTTTCTTCCCATTTTAAGAACGTGCATGGTGACATTCATGCTGGACTTAATGGATGGATGGAACAGAGGTGTCCTTTAGCTTACTATGGTTGTCCCTATTCTCAGCGTAGATTTTGTCCATCAACACAAGGAGCAAAGGTTATACATGACCGCCATTTAAGGTCATTTGGAGTTCAGCCATGTGTATCTATGTTATTAGAAGAGCCTTCTAGAAACTGTGTGTTGGGATTACGTAGTGATCATCTAAGTGGTCTCCCTTTTGAGGTACTACAACATATTGCAGCCTTTCTTGATGGCTTCAGTTTATGCCAGCTTGCATGTGTATCCAGGCTAATGAGGGATGTGTGTGGCAGTCTACTTCAATCTCGTGGAATGGTGATATTGCAGTGGGGGAAAAAGAAGTATCCAGAAGGAAATTCATCATGGCAGATAAAAGAAAAG GTGTGGCGATTCAGCACTGCCTTTTGTTCTGTTAATGAATGGAAGTTTGCTGACATCCTAAGCATGGCTGACCACTTGAAGAAATGCAGTTACAATGTTATAGAGAAACGGGAGGAAGCTATCCCACTGCCCTGTATGTGCGTGACTCGAGAACTTACTAAAGAAGGACGCTCCCTGCGCTCAGTTTTAAAACCCGTACTTTAA